A part of Chlorocebus sabaeus isolate Y175 chromosome 28, mChlSab1.0.hap1, whole genome shotgun sequence genomic DNA contains:
- the ASL gene encoding argininosuccinate lyase isoform X1: MASESGKLWGGRFVGAVDPIMEKFNASIAYDRHLWEVDVQGSKAYSRGLEKAGLLTKAEMDQILHGLDKVAEEWAQGTFKLSPNDEDIHTANERRLKELIGETAGKLHTGRSRNDQVVTDLRLWMRQTCSTLSGLLWELIRTMVDRAEAERDVLFPGYTHLQRAQPIRWSHWILSHAVALTRDSERLLEVRKRINVLPLGSGAIAGNPLGVDRELLRAELNFGAITLNSMDATSERDFVAEFLFWASLCMTHLSRMAEDLILYCTKEFSFVQLSDAYSTGSSLMPQKKNPDSLELIRSKAGRVFGRCAGLLMTLKGLPSTYNKDLQEDKEAVFEVSDTMSAVLQVATGVISTLQIHRENMGQALSPDMLATDLAYYLVRKGMPFRQAHEASGKAVFMAETKGVALNELSLQELQTISPLFSGDVSCVWDYGHSVEQYGALGGTARSSVDWQIRQVRALLQTQQA; this comes from the exons ATGGCCTCGGAG AGTGGGAAGCTTTGGGGTGGCCGGTTTGTGGGTGCAGTGGACCCCATCATGGAGAAGTTCAACGCGTCCATTGCCTACGACCGGCACCTTTGGGAGGTGGATGTTCAAGGCAGCAAAGCCTACAGCAGGGGCCTGGAGAAGGCAGGGCTCCTCACCAAGGCCGAGATGGACCAGATACTCCATGGCCTAGACAAG GTGGCTGAGGAGTGGGCCCAGGGCACCTTCAAACTCAGCCCCAACGATGAGGACATCCACACAGCCAACGAGCGCCGCCTGAAG GAGCTTATTGGTGAAACGGCAGGGAAGCTGCACACGGGACGGAGCCGAAATGACCAG GTGGTCACGGACCTCAGGCTATGGATGCGGCAGACCTGCTCCACGCTCTCGGGCCTCCTCTGGGAGCTCATCAGGACCATGGTGGATAGGGCAGAGGC GGAACGTGACGTCCTCTTCCCGGGGTACACCCATCTGCAGAGGGCCCAGCCCATCCGCTGGAGCCACTGGATTCTGAG CCATGCCGTGGCGCTGACCCGAGACTCTGAGCGGCTGCTGGAGGTGCGGAAGCGGATCAATGTCCTGCCCCTGGGGAG TGGGGCCATTGCAGGCAATCCCCTGGGTGTGGACCGAGAGCTGCTTCGAGCAG AACTCAACTTTGGGGCCATCACTCTCAACAGCATGGATGCCACTAGTGAGCGGGACTTTGTGG CTGAGTTCCTGTTCTGGGCTTCGCTATGCATGACCCATCTCAGCAGGATGGCTGAGGACCTCATCCTCTACTGCACCAAGGAATTCAGCTTCGTGCAGCTCTCGGATGCCTACAG CACGGGAAGCAGCCTGATGCCCCAGAAGAAAAACCCCGACAGTTTGGAGCTGATCCGGAGCAAGGCTGGGCGTGTGTTTGGGCGG TGTGCCGGGCTCCTGATGACCCTCAAAGGACTTCCCAGCACCTACAACAAAGACTTACAG GAAGACAAGGAAGCTGTGTTTGAAGTGTCAGACACTATGAGTGCTGTGCTGCAGGTGGCCACTGGCGTCATCTCTACGCTGCAG ATTCACCGAGAGAACATGGGACAGGCTCTCAGCCCTGACATGCTGGCCACTGACCTTGCCTATTACCTGGTCCGCAAAGGG ATGCCATTCCGCCAGGCCCACGAGGCCTCCGGGAAAGCCGTGTTCATGGCCGAGACCAAGGGGGTCGCCCTCAACGAGCTGTCACTGCAGGAGCTGCAGACCATCAG ccccctGTTCTCGGGCGACGTGAGCTGCGTGTGGGACTACGGGCACAGCGTGGAGCAGTATGGTGCCTTGGGTGGCACTGCACGCTCCAGTGTTGACTGGCAGATCCGCCAGGTGCGGGCACTACTGCAGACACAGCAGGCCTAG
- the ASL gene encoding argininosuccinate lyase isoform X2: MASESGKLWGGRFVGAVDPIMEKFNASIAYDRHLWEVDVQGSKAYSRGLEKAGLLTKAEMDQILHGLDKVAEEWAQGTFKLSPNDEDIHTANERRLKELIGETAGKLHTGRSRNDQVVTDLRLWMRQTCSTLSGLLWELIRTMVDRAEAERDVLFPGYTHLQRAQPIRWSHWILSHAVALTRDSERLLEVRKRINVLPLGSGAIAGNPLGVDRELLRAELNFGAITLNSMDATSERDFVAEFLFWASLCMTHLSRMAEDLILYCTKEFSFVQLSDAYSTGSSLMPQKKNPDSLELIRSKAGRVFGRCAGLLMTLKGLPSTYNKDLQIHRENMGQALSPDMLATDLAYYLVRKGMPFRQAHEASGKAVFMAETKGVALNELSLQELQTISPLFSGDVSCVWDYGHSVEQYGALGGTARSSVDWQIRQVRALLQTQQA, translated from the exons ATGGCCTCGGAG AGTGGGAAGCTTTGGGGTGGCCGGTTTGTGGGTGCAGTGGACCCCATCATGGAGAAGTTCAACGCGTCCATTGCCTACGACCGGCACCTTTGGGAGGTGGATGTTCAAGGCAGCAAAGCCTACAGCAGGGGCCTGGAGAAGGCAGGGCTCCTCACCAAGGCCGAGATGGACCAGATACTCCATGGCCTAGACAAG GTGGCTGAGGAGTGGGCCCAGGGCACCTTCAAACTCAGCCCCAACGATGAGGACATCCACACAGCCAACGAGCGCCGCCTGAAG GAGCTTATTGGTGAAACGGCAGGGAAGCTGCACACGGGACGGAGCCGAAATGACCAG GTGGTCACGGACCTCAGGCTATGGATGCGGCAGACCTGCTCCACGCTCTCGGGCCTCCTCTGGGAGCTCATCAGGACCATGGTGGATAGGGCAGAGGC GGAACGTGACGTCCTCTTCCCGGGGTACACCCATCTGCAGAGGGCCCAGCCCATCCGCTGGAGCCACTGGATTCTGAG CCATGCCGTGGCGCTGACCCGAGACTCTGAGCGGCTGCTGGAGGTGCGGAAGCGGATCAATGTCCTGCCCCTGGGGAG TGGGGCCATTGCAGGCAATCCCCTGGGTGTGGACCGAGAGCTGCTTCGAGCAG AACTCAACTTTGGGGCCATCACTCTCAACAGCATGGATGCCACTAGTGAGCGGGACTTTGTGG CTGAGTTCCTGTTCTGGGCTTCGCTATGCATGACCCATCTCAGCAGGATGGCTGAGGACCTCATCCTCTACTGCACCAAGGAATTCAGCTTCGTGCAGCTCTCGGATGCCTACAG CACGGGAAGCAGCCTGATGCCCCAGAAGAAAAACCCCGACAGTTTGGAGCTGATCCGGAGCAAGGCTGGGCGTGTGTTTGGGCGG TGTGCCGGGCTCCTGATGACCCTCAAAGGACTTCCCAGCACCTACAACAAAGACTTACAG ATTCACCGAGAGAACATGGGACAGGCTCTCAGCCCTGACATGCTGGCCACTGACCTTGCCTATTACCTGGTCCGCAAAGGG ATGCCATTCCGCCAGGCCCACGAGGCCTCCGGGAAAGCCGTGTTCATGGCCGAGACCAAGGGGGTCGCCCTCAACGAGCTGTCACTGCAGGAGCTGCAGACCATCAG ccccctGTTCTCGGGCGACGTGAGCTGCGTGTGGGACTACGGGCACAGCGTGGAGCAGTATGGTGCCTTGGGTGGCACTGCACGCTCCAGTGTTGACTGGCAGATCCGCCAGGTGCGGGCACTACTGCAGACACAGCAGGCCTAG